GATGAAATAGATCTTCAGCCTTTGAGCGGCGCAATCATGCGGCAACAACTCAACGATGTTACTGTCAACGATCAGGCGGCACCAACACGCGCTTCATCCGTCGTGAGCGGTTTATCGAGAGTTAGCCGTATTTCATCGCACCCTTCTATCCCGAATAATTTGACCTTACTTGCCCAAACTCCAGCTGTGTTTAAGCAAGCGTCGACCATGGCAACTACGGCTCCGATAATTCAAACCATGGCCACTCCCCGGACGCAGCCAAGCACCGTCGTGATTTCAACGGCGGCTCAAACTCAAACGATGACCACACCGTTAGTTGGATCTGCGGCTAGGATGTCAACACCAACGGGACTCTTCAGCCAATCGGCAGCGACGGTGCCGTCAACACCAAAGGTGACCATTTTTGGCAGACTACTTAAAGCTATCACGCCCGGCACAATTACACGTTCCGCATCCGTGCCGCATATTCCCTTGAATACAGACGCGTCGAATGTCATCGTTACCAACAGTATAAAGAATACGATGTTTTCCACACCGTCGTTTACTAGAGCACAGCCGGTCACGACGAGTCAGCCAATGTCAACGGCTTCAAACGTCGTTCTTCAAGGCTCCTAAACCGATCGTTCCGCCTACTACGACATCGGCAAGCGCTCCAATTCCTACGTTGGCAGTTCCTCAGGCCCCTAAAACAACTGTACAATCGTTCGTCCCACCAGCTTCACACATCAGTTGCCGCTCCGGTTTCTAAATCAGTGGCTCATCCGGTCACGCCGGTGACTACAGCCACCATCCTTGTCCCGACGACCAGTAATGTGACgcacgttctagtgtcggtcCCGTTGCCACCCAGGTCCTCAGCTTCGGTCCCTTTTCCGCCCGGATCTTCAGCTTCGGTTCCGTTTCCACCTGTGTCTTCAGCAAGCACTTCGTCGTGGTTTTCATCGTGGAGGAACATTGGTCAACCGAATTTATTCGGGCGAAGACAACCGGCCCAGCCACCGTCTGCGCCGCCACCGTCTGCTCCGCCGGCCCAGCCACCGTCTGCCCCGCCACCGTCTGCCCCGCCGGCCCAGTCACCGTCTGCCCAGCCAGCGTCTGCTCCACCGGCCTAGCCACCGTCTGCCCCGCCACCGTCTGCTCCGCCGACCCAGCCACCGTCTGATCCCCCTGCGTCTAGTGAAAGCCACGCTTGGCCCCCAAATCAGCCGCCAACCACTTCTATTCAGTTGAGCACGGTCCCAACGAGTTCAATTCTGACAAGTGCAACACAAGTCACCTCAGCACCGCCTTACAGTACCAGTCATGTGCCGGTCAGCCTAGGTCCGTCATACGGTCCGGGTTTGTCCGCCTACAATAAGATTGTGTCTTCGGCTCCATTTAGGATGTAAGGATCGGCTGAACTATATGTATCTGTCATTTACTTTGTCCGGAACCAGCCACGGGAGCGCACGGGAAGCCAGCCAAGTATAGCGGCGCATCTACAGTGGCGCGCGCATGCGCAACACACGCGCATGCGCAACCCGCGCGCATGCGCAACACACGCGCATGCGCAACCCGCGCGCATGCGCAACACACGCGCATGCGCAACCCGCGCTCATACGCAGTGCACGCGCACGTGCACCAGGGACGCGCGCAGTTCAAGTGCGGGTGCACGCGTGCAGCTCAAGTGCGGATGTACTCACGACCTTTACCAGTAACTCCGTCCACCACCGTCTACAGTTCAACAGCGACACCGGCGTGACCTAAATACCCAGACGATGACTCACGATGACTCGAGCGTCTCGGGCAGTATAAAAGGCCCCGTGTTACCCTCCAGGAGGCTGTCTGCTCCGGACTCGCCTCTGGTAATGTAAGCCTTAACTATCTCTTGTGGTCTTATGTGAACTGTATGCTTGTACTGTATGTGTAGTGTTAAAGTGTAATACACAAACGTCATCCTCTGATGATCACTTGTGTGTTATTTAGTATAAGTAAATAAGTAAAAGTAAAGTCTCGGACGATCCTTACaattggtgaacgtgccaTTTCGAACTTTGCCATTTGAACGAGTTTTTGGACTCTGCCATTTGCGTGGATTTATGAACTCTACAATTTGAGTGAGTTTATGAACTCTGCCATTTGAGCAAGGGTTTGAACTCTGAAATTTGGGCGAAAGTTTCAAAGTCTttctacacacacaactaCACATCACCACGTCCGCACACCACGTCCGCAGACCAGAGGCAAACgagaattttgagaaagaGCTGTCGAAGTGACTCTTTCCGGCAAAATTCTCCGTCAACACAACAAAGGCACTCTGTTGATCAATACGGCCATTGTACGAGAGGCAAACGAGGATTGCGAGAAAGAGTTGTCGAAGGGACTCTTTCAAACGAATTCTCCGTCAACAGAGTAACAAAGGCACTCTGTTGATTATCACGGCCATAGTAGCTGAGCCAACgagaattttgagaaagaGCTGTCGAAGTGACTCTTTTTGGCAAAATTCTCCGTCAACAGAGTAACAAAGGCACTCTGTTGATCTACCCATACCAGAAGCGGAGCCAACGAATTCTGGAAGGAGCCATCAAAGTGACTCTTCAAGACAACGGATATCAGCCGTGGACTCTTCAAGACGACGGATATCAGCCGTGGACTCTTCAAGACGACGGATATCAGCCGAGGACTCTAACAACGTGGGAAACTCAGCACGGAGACAAAAGCTTCAAAGTCCTACATGACCAACGAATATCCATCAAAATTGGAGGTAAATACAAAATCTGAGCCATCTCCTTCAACACAAGAGAGCGTAGAGGAATCACCAGGCGCTAACGTTCGAAGATCCGAAAGATCAACCACAATAAAAAATCGATTGGAACAATTAAGCACAAAAACCTTGGAACTAAAACATAAAATCGAATATATAAGGAATAAACCACAAACTGAAAGAAGACTAGCTATAATCGCAAATCTAGAAAGATAGTTAATTGCCACCGATAAGGAGTTCTTTGATACATTTGACAAAAGTGCAATCCCAGACCGTGTATTCAACAAAAGCCTGACAAACGTCGAGAAAGAAGACCCATTTAAACAAACAGAGACAGACGAAAAAATGGATGAAGCTAGAGCGATACCACTAAGACTACTGGGTCAACAAGGACCACCTGGCCAACATGGACCACCAGGCCAACAAGGCCCACCAGGTCAACAAGGACCACCAGGCAAACAAGGGCCACCGGGCCAACAAGGACCACCGGGCCAACCGGGGCAGGATGGCCAGCCGTGGCAAAATGGCCAACCAGGGCAAGATGGACAACCAGGACCACCAGGTGCTCCAGGGCAAGATGGTCAGCAAGGCCTTCCAGGCAACCAAGGCCCACCAGGATCCCAAGGCCCACCTGGACCTCTATTACAACAGCCAGGCCCAGGAGGAATTGATCCGGCAGATTTTCGCACTTTTTCAAAAGCTATAACAGCTGGAATGCTAAATCTAGTGGCAGTAAATTACAGAACAGATATTCCCGAATCCAGCGGTGACCTTGATGATAATACTACATTTGAGGAACGGCTGAAGAAAGCTAACCGAGTAGGAACAGAAGCCGGTTGGACAAATGAtcagaaattgaatttttttcaatcgaatcTTATAAGAGCTTCAGCGTCATATAATAACTCGCTgagacaaaataataaagcaAACCTAAATGTATGGACAACAGCTATGGAGGCTGGATTTAACGACGCAACCATTCAGGATATGAGAAAGGCACAGCTCAGCAAGatagaacaaaaattcaacgaGCGCATTCGAGAATACAAAAATCGCATCGACGAAATATACAAATCGGCTTACGGTAGAAACGCCGCAGCAAGCCAGGACCCAGAAGTCATTCAACTGAGAAATGCTCTAAAGAAGGAAGCTTTGTTGAAATGCATGCGCTTGACTATAAGGACAAGTCTATGGAATAGTTTGAAAGCAACAGACACCTATGACGAAGTAGTAAACAAAGCACAAGAATGTGAGCAAATAGTAGACCTGAGTCGACTCATAGAAGAAGCTGAGTGACACAAGAAAGtggaacaagaaaagaaggagcAACAGTCGGGACTGCAGCAAATAATGAAAGCAATAGCTAACATCAATTTGTCACATAGCCGAGCAGAagcaagaagaacaaaaacaggTGCGTTTTGCAGAAAGAAACAGAAGTTATAGTCCCAGAAATAGAGACGGACCGAACATTGAAGAAACAAACGGTCGCAATCGCGCATATTCGCAGGGACAATCGCAGCAACGAGATTACCACTGGGGAGGAAATCGCCAACAAAGAAACCAGGGAACCCAGACACAAAGAAATAATCAACAAAATAGTGACTCGAACGCTTGGGATAATCCAAGAAACGAAAATCTCTCAGCTGAAAGGGACGACAGAACATGTTACTTttgtaaaaatagaggccatatcAAAAGAGCATGCAGAAAATACCAAAGATGGCGTACCGAAAGTGCAAGGGCAACCCAAACCCTAAGAGAACATTTGAGGAACACGTTCAACAGATACAGAAACGCACggaaataatcgcatacgGACATACATCATCAAAAACATGTATGCAACCACCGTGTAAAGTACAATACAAACCATTTACTATAGAAGTCACAGTAGGTACCAAAAGAGTAGCAGCATTGATCGACACGGGATCAACAACAAGCGTAATTTTAGCAGAGTTCGAAAAACAAATACCGTCATCAGCAAAGAAAGATCAAACAATAGACAACCTCAACTTAATAACAGCATGTGGAGATCCTAtggcaaaattaaaaacagttcGTACAAGAATGACGGTAGACAATATCACCTAATAGCCAGCATATCAGAACTACAACCATGTCAGGTCTGTGCCATAATACATCATAAGgtcgaagaagaaatcaagaaagtaATCAAAAAGACAGAAATACGAGCAGAGGATCTACGAAAAGTATtggaaggaaacaaaaacataTTCGCCACTTCAGACGCAGATTTTGGCAAAGCAATTGGAGTAGAGCACTGCATAGAGACAGTGGGACCACCAATTTTTATTCCACCAAGGCGTCAGCCACGAGTTATGTTACCAGTAATTGACGATCATGTAGAAATGATGTTGGAAAACGACGTGATCGAAGAAAGTACGAGTCCGTACAGTTCAGCAATTTTATtagtgaagaagaaagatggaACGATACGGTTCTGCATAGACTTCAGATTCTTGAACGATATCACAATAAAAGATAACTTCCCAAATCCTAGTATCGAAGCGATAAAAGATTATTTGAGAGGAGCAAAATTCTTCTCAACTCTGGAATTCATCAGCAGATATTGGCAAATACCaataaggaagaaaaacagacacaaaacggCATTTACAACACATAATGGTCATTATCAATTCAAACGAATGGCGTTTGGATTGACTAATGCACCTCCATCCTTCCAACGAATCATGACTAACATCCGAAGGAAAGTGATTGGAAAATTTGTGTTAGTATACATAGACGACGTGATAATATTTtcgaaaacagaagaagaccTACTCAGGCATATTGACGAGACATTTGCACTCATTCGAAAATCAGGAATGAAATTAAAGCTAATAAAATGCTGTTTCTTCCAATTGAGTGTATTGTATCTCGGACACATAATGTCAGAGAAAGGCTCTGCTACAGAtccaaagaaaattgaagtaGTAAGGAACTATCCAATACcggaaaataagaagaaagtaATAAGCATCAACGGTTTGGATAAATCAGAAAGTACAGtatcttccataaaaatccgaccacccttttaaaaaataaatgccgCCTATCGTTTCGCGGTGGAACTAAGTTCCCAAACAGTAAAGAAACCAGACAGTTAGGGTGGGGGTAGTTTTTCGCGGTTTTTTCGAAGATTTTCTAGGGTTTAATTGTCATAGTTACGAGACAGCCCTTAAGGCATCGAACTCAGCCTTATTGAGAAGAGGTTAGGTAACGTTGCCGCAAGTCATCGAAAACAATTGTCAACTAGACTGCCCTTTTCTCTCAAACAGGACGAAAAGGAGGAGGGGTGGTTGCTATAGCAACTTAACACCATAACACGTCTTTGATTAATTCGCGCTCGttagttggattttttttaagcatTTAAGGGAATAGGCTGACATAAATATTATAAAGTCTCAATATTTCGtcagaattatttgaaaaatgaatgctGGTGAAAAAGGTGCGGTCGTCGCATTATGTTTTTCAGGACACATTCAATCAACCTGTAATCTCGGCAATTAAGCTACAACAAATATTAtctatcaaattaaatttttcagttACTATAACTATAGAAATTGCCGCTTGATTATTATATTTGTCAGTTGCCATAGCAACCGGCCCTTCCTCATTTTCACTCAGGTTGAGCGAAAAGGGAAttctcattgaaatt
The sequence above is drawn from the Daphnia pulicaria isolate SC F1-1A chromosome 1, SC_F0-13Bv2, whole genome shotgun sequence genome and encodes:
- the LOC124323532 gene encoding actin cytoskeleton-regulatory complex protein pan1-like → MAESLVPALTSIAEEEEVVFDPDAITYPARLKRFRTTAKMVHTEAGKKLSQSVRIGEDWDTVRAYRVVYDDLDGKKDWIQAVIFDNQASLAVCDNYLAQTNPKHASVVSKASSRHSSVSSRQARIHEAERKEREAELMLQQVEDETRRREEEDAKLREEEDYKRKVESERRQREIRDEIDLQPLSGAIMRQQLNDVTVNDQAAPTRASSVVSGLSRVSRISSHPSIPNNLTLLAQTPAVFKQASTMATTAPIIQTMATPRTQPSTVVISTAAQTQTMTTPLVGSAARMSTPTGLFSQSAATVPSTPKSTAGHDESANVNGFKRRSSRLLNRSFRLLRHRQALQFLRWQFLRPLKQLYNRSSHQLHTSVAAPVSKSVAHPVTPVTTATILVPTTSNVTHVLVSVPLPPRSSASVPFPPGSSASVPFPPVSSASTSSWFSSWRNIGQPNLFGRRQPAQPPSAPPPSAPPAQPPSAPPPSAPPAQSPSAQPASAPPA